One uncultured Acidilobus sp. JCHS genomic window carries:
- a CDS encoding Zn-dependent hydrolase, including glyoxylase produces the protein MNTAEVVVIRLETWVEPLDRPANSYLVSAGGLKFLIDAGVGQLPKEALEAPYVLLTHWHWDHVLGLARSRYAGTLCASPRTISYLRGSPPAYEGSAAALRAFGDVPEELKPMLQVSLSRNSEIKEYVKSVESVRTFNECEPVARGLVRVLECPGHSDDHTCFIVGSHAFVGDSVNPGSGLSVLDINDYIRSMELLLSDPKWLTAHPGHGPDVDRAYVSSWVAETLISKVRRLIRMRSLLSPNWRPLKDYLELLYGSENAFAKWVGARSLLGYAISLAKMGLAELNMEVQPWTIRAKEA, from the coding sequence TTGAACACGGCCGAGGTCGTGGTCATCAGGCTGGAGACCTGGGTTGAACCCCTTGACAGGCCCGCCAACAGCTACCTAGTGTCAGCGGGGGGCCTGAAGTTCCTCATAGATGCTGGGGTTGGCCAGCTACCTAAGGAGGCCTTAGAGGCGCCTTACGTGCTGCTAACGCACTGGCACTGGGATCACGTGCTAGGGTTGGCCAGGTCCAGGTACGCTGGCACCCTCTGCGCCTCGCCGAGGACCATAAGTTACCTAAGGGGTTCTCCGCCAGCCTATGAGGGCTCAGCTGCGGCCCTTAGGGCCTTTGGTGACGTTCCTGAGGAGCTAAAGCCTATGCTTCAGGTGAGCCTCTCAAGAAACTCCGAGATAAAGGAGTACGTGAAGTCAGTGGAGAGCGTAAGGACCTTTAACGAATGCGAGCCTGTGGCCAGGGGTCTAGTTAGGGTCCTTGAGTGTCCTGGGCATAGCGATGACCACACGTGTTTCATCGTGGGCTCACACGCCTTTGTCGGTGACTCTGTGAACCCTGGCTCCGGCCTCTCAGTGCTTGACATAAACGACTACATAAGGTCGATGGAGCTCTTGCTGTCCGATCCTAAATGGCTCACTGCACATCCAGGCCATGGACCTGACGTGGATAGAGCCTATGTGTCAAGCTGGGTCGCTGAAACCCTGATCAGCAAGGTGAGAAGGCTAATCAGGATGAGGTCCTTGCTTAGCCCTAACTGGAGGCCTCTAAAGGATTACCTCGAGCTCCTATACGGGTCCGAGAACGCGTTCGCTAAGTGGGTAGGCGCCCGCAGCCTACTTGGCTACGCCATCTCGTTAGCTAAGATGGGCCTCGCTGAGCTTAATATGGAGGTCCAGCCCTGGACAATTAGGGCCAAGGAGGCCTAG